From the genome of Pseudomonas mohnii:
TCCCGCACCCGGCGGTGATTGCCCATCGCGGCGCGTCCTTTGATGCCCCGGAATCGACTGCCGCCGCCTACAAGACCGCCCGCGATCTCGGCGCCGATTACCTGGAGCTGGACCTGCAACGCAGCAAGGATGGCGTGCTGTTCGCCCTGCACGACAACCATCTGCAACGCACCACCGACGTCGCCACCCGATTCCCCGAGCGCAAGGACAGCCCGGCCACGGCATTCACCCTCGCCGAACTGAAAACCCTGGATGCCGGCAGCTGGTTCAACAGCGCCTACCCCGATCGCGCGCGGCCTGCCTTTGCCGGGCTGAAAATCCTCACCCTCGATGAAATCATCGACATCGCCGAAGGCAATCCGCTGCACAAACCCGGCCTGTACATCGAAACCAAGGAGCCCAGGCAGTTTCCCGGCATCGAACGCGAGCTGAAGGAAAAACTCCAGGCCCGTGGCTGGCTGATCCCGCCGGGGTCGACACCGACAAAAAACGAAGTGGCCGTCGGCCAGGGCACTGGCAAGGTGATCCTGCAAACCTTCGAGAAGAACAGCCTCGAGCTGCTGCAAAAGGAAATGCCGCAGGTGCCGAAAATCCTTCTGCTTTGGGTGGGCGAAGGCAACATCGAGCCGGCCTCCAACGTGCCGTTTGCCAAGTCCGGCGAGAAAGACAAAGCGGCTTACTACGCCAGACAGCAACCCAAGGACAAAGCCGAATTCCAGCGCTGGATCGACTACGCCAAGGCCCAGGGCGCGATCGGCACCGGCCCGTCTGCCGCACTGACCCAGGGTGGTGAACAGAGTTACGCGGATTTGGTGAAGCCCTGGATGAACCAGTACACCCACGAGCAGGGGCTATT
Proteins encoded in this window:
- a CDS encoding glycerophosphodiester phosphodiesterase, encoding MPVTFSKSALLLSLLLGLGQAHAASEPAPVALAARLGIPHPAVIAHRGASFDAPESTAAAYKTARDLGADYLELDLQRSKDGVLFALHDNHLQRTTDVATRFPERKDSPATAFTLAELKTLDAGSWFNSAYPDRARPAFAGLKILTLDEIIDIAEGNPLHKPGLYIETKEPRQFPGIERELKEKLQARGWLIPPGSTPTKNEVAVGQGTGKVILQTFEKNSLELLQKEMPQVPKILLLWVGEGNIEPASNVPFAKSGEKDKAAYYARQQPKDKAEFQRWIDYAKAQGAIGTGPSAALTQGGEQSYADLVKPWMNQYTHEQGLLVHVYTLDDAVDYQKAMDAGVDGIFTNRASELLKFYKRPAAASVEQVLRNNGF